In the genome of Euleptes europaea isolate rEulEur1 chromosome 7, rEulEur1.hap1, whole genome shotgun sequence, one region contains:
- the LOC130479926 gene encoding adenylosuccinate synthetase isozyme 2-like, which translates to MAGAGSGLLNGGGDGPEEKRLRVGAGPPGNRVTVVLGAQWGDEGKGKVVDLLSLDADLVCRCQGGNNAGHTVVVGSVEYNFHLLPSGVINHSATSFIGNGVVIHLPGLFDEAEKNLKRGPGLEGWESRTVISDRAHLVFNFHQAVDGIQEQQRQLQGGKNLGTTKKGIGPAYASKASRTGLRICDLLADFDEFSKKFKVLAQHYKATYPALTIDTDGELQQLKEYAEKIRPLVKDGVYFMYQALHGPAKKILVEGANAALLDIDFGTYPFVTSSNCTVGGVCTGLGIPPHYIGKVYGVVKAYTTRVGVGTFPTEQDNEIGELLQSRGREFGVTTGRKRRCGWLDLVLVKYAHMINGFSALAVTKLDILDTFEEIKIGVEYRLDEKRIPYFPANQELLNKVTVEYKTLPGWQCSTEEARSFGELPPQAQGYIRFIEDYLGVPVKWVGVGKSRTSIIKLF; encoded by the exons ATGGCGGGAGCCGGGAGCGGCCTGCTGAACGGCGGCGGCGACGGGCCGGAGGAGAAGCGGCTGCGGGTGGGGGCCGGCCCCCCGGGGAACCGCGTGACGGTGGTGCTGGGGGCGCAGTGGGGGGACGAGGGCAAAGGGAAGGTGGTCGACCTGCTCAGCCTCGACGCCGACCTCGTCTGCCGCTGCCAG GGAGGCAACAATGCTGGCCACACAGTTGTGGTGGGTTCGGTTGAATACAACTTCCATCTCTTGCCGAGCGGGGTTATCAACCACAGCGCCACGTCGTTCATTG GAAATGGTGTCGTCATTCACCTGCCAGGACTCTTTGATGAAGCTGAGAAAAATCTTAAGAGAGGGCCAG GTTTGGAAGGTTGGGAGTCTCGGACAGTGATTTCAGATCGCGCCCACCTTG TGTTCAATTTCCACCAGGCTGTGGATGGGATCCAGGAACAGCAGAGACAGCTGCAAGGTGGCAAAAA CCTTGGCACAACCAAGAAGGGGATCGGCCCTGCGTACGCCTCCAAAGCTTCACGGACTGGCCTGCGTATCTGTGATCTGCTGGCAGACTTTGATGAGTTCTCCAAGAA GTTCAAGGTCTTGGCTCAGCACTACAAAGCGACATACCCAGCTCTCACCATAGACACGGATGGTGAGCTGCAGCAACTGAAG GAATATGCGGAGAAGATCCGTCCGTTAGTGAAGGATGGTGTTTATTTCATGTACCAAGCCCTACATGGTCCGGCCAAGAAGATCCTTGTGGAGGGAGCAAACGCGGCATTGTTAGACATAGATTTTG GTACCTACCCCTTTGTGACCTCCTCCAATTGCACAGTGGGGGGCGTCTGCACTGGCCTCGGCATCCCTCCGCACTACATCGGCAAGGTGTACGGCGTGGTGAAAGCCTACACTACCCGGGTCGGCGTCGGGACATTCCCCACGGAGCAGGATAAT GAGATAGGAGAGCTGCTGCAGTCCCGGGGGCGCGAATTTGGTGTGACCACGGGCCGGAAGCGCCGCTGTGGCTGGTTGGATCTTGTGCTGGTGAAATACGCCCATATGATCAATGGATTCAGCGC CCTGGCAGTGACCAAGCTCGATATCCTGGATACCTTTGAGGAGATCAAAATTGGTGTGGAGTATCGACTGGACGAGAAACGCATACCTTATTTCCCAG caaACCAGGAGCTCCTCAACAAGGTGACTGTGGAGTACAAGACACTCCCTGGCTGGCAGTGCAGCACCGAGGAAGCACGCAGCTTCGGCGAGTTGCCCCCTCAAGCCCAGGGCTACATCCGATTCATCGAGGATTATCTCGGGGTGCCAG TGAAGTGGGTGGGAGTGGGAAAATCCCGCACATCCATCATCAAGCTTTTCTGA